One Buteo buteo chromosome 4, bButBut1.hap1.1, whole genome shotgun sequence DNA segment encodes these proteins:
- the CDC37 gene encoding hsp90 co-chaperone Cdc37, whose product MVDYSVWDHIEVSDDEDETHPNIDTASLFRWRHQARVERMEQFQKEKEELDKGCRECKRKLAECQKKMKELEVTDPESGKGELEKLQAEAQQLKNEEKSWENKLEELKKKEKNMPWNVDTLSKDGFSKSVFNVKPEEKEETEEQKEKKHKTFVERYEKQIKHFGMLRRWDDSQKYLSDNPHLVCEETANYLVIWCIDLEVEEKHALMEQVAHQTIVMQFILELAKSLKVDPRACFRQFFTKIKTADQQYMEGFNDELEAFKERVRGRAKVRIEKAMKEYEEEERQKRLGPGGLDPVEVYESLPPELQKCFDVKDVQMLQDTISKMDPTEAKYHMQRCIDSGLWVPNAKTGEGAEKGGGEGVYEEIKKENGDEEKGNA is encoded by the exons ATGGTGGACTACAGCGTGTGGGACCACATCGAGGTCTCGGACGATGAGGATGAGACTCATCCCAACATCGACACGGCCAGCCTTTTCCGATGGCGGCACCAG GCTCGAGTGGAGAGGATGGAGCAATtccagaaggagaaagaagagttgGATAAAGGATGCCGGGAATGCAAACGGAAACTCGCCGAGtgccagaagaaaatgaaggagttGGAGGTGACGGATCCGGAGAGCGGGAAGGGGGAGCTGGAGAAGCTCCAGGCCGAAGCCCAGCAGCTGAAGAACGAAGAGAAAAGCTGGGAGAATAAATTGGAGGAgctgaagaagaaggagaagaacaTGCCGTGGAACGTCGACACTCTCAGCAAAGACGGCTTCAGCaag AGCGTCTTCAACGTCAAaccagaggagaaggaggaaacggaggaacagaaagagaagaaacacaaaaccttTGTGGAGAGATATGAGAAGCAGATCAAACACTTCG GGATGCTGCGGCGCTGGGACGACAGCCAGAAATATCTCTCCGATAACCCTCACCTCGTTTGCGAGGAGACGGCTAATTACTTAGTCATCTGGTGCATCGATCTGGAGGTGGAAGAG AAACACGCCCTGATGGAGCAGGTCGCCCACCAGACCATCGTCATGCAGTTCATCCTGGAGCTGGCCAAGAGCCTCAAGGTCGATCCCAGGGCTTGTTTCAGGCAGTTTTTCACCAAAATTAAG ACAGCTGACCAGCAGTACATGGAGGGTTTCAACGACGAGTTGGAAGCCTTCAAAGAACGGGTGCGAGGTCGAGCCAAGGTTCGTATCGAGAAGGCGATGAAGGAATACGAGGAAGAGGAGCGACAGAAACGCCTGGGCCCTGGTGGGCTTGACCCTGTGGAGGTGTATGAATCCCTGCCGCCT gagctgcagaaatgctttgACGTAAAAGACGTCCAGATGTTGCAGGATACAATCAGCAAAATGGATCCCACc GAGGCCAAATACCACATGCAGCGCTGCATCGACTCGGGGCTCTGGGTCCCCAATGCCAAGACAGGGGAGGGAGCTGAGAAAGGAGGCGGCGAAGGCGTTTACGAAGAAATTAAGAAGGAAAACGGCGatgaggagaaaggaaatgcatga